CACGTGCGAAGCAAGTAGGGGCAACCGGTAAAACTGTTCAATCAAGCATGTATATGGCCATTGGTATTTCTGGTGCGGTTCAGCATTTACAAGGTATTAAAGATTGCCGCCATGTAATTGCAGTGAATATCGATGAAAGCGCTCCAATTGTGAAGCGGGCAAGTTTGACCGTGATTGAAGATAGTTCTTCCTTCATGAAAGCCATGCTGGAATTGGTGAACGACGCCAAAAAAGTCGCTGGTAAGGAGTAATTGGCATGTCTAACCACGTAAAAGTTGCTGTATTAGTGACACCTGGTTACCACCCCGTCAGTGGGCGTCCTAGACCGGCTCAGGCCGATGTGGCGGCGCTAGGTGTAGCGCAGACGATTAGCACCTCACTAAAGGTATTAACAGCGGGTGCGCCTAGCGATGCTTCTTTAGATGGGTACTTAGGTTTAGGTGCTAGTGAAATTGAAGTGCTAGGCGATGAAGGTTGCGATATTGTCGATACATTGCAGCCAGCGCTTTCTGGTCAAGAATTGATCTTGCTTGGCGGTAGGGCCGATGGTGGAGAGGCGAGTGGTTTGCTTCCTTATCAGTTATCTGCGCAATTAGGCGTGCCGTTGGTGCCTGATGCGCTAACGGTTAAGTTAGTTGGTCGCTTGGTTCGTGTGACGCAGTTTATGCCGAAAGGCCTTCGCCGTGAGGTAGAGGTTAGCCTGCCAGCTATTATTGCAGTTCACCCACGTGCACCAATTAATGTGCAATATGCGTTTGCGAAAGCAAGACAAGGTCGTCTACTACGTAGCCGTATTGGCAGCACCGGCAAAGTGAGCTCTTATTGGCAATACGAGGCGGCTACACGTCGTCCGCTAATGCTGAAAGCGAAGTTAAAACAGAGCGGCCACGCTCGTATGTTGGGTGCAATCGCTAGTGATGATGGAAAATCTGGCGGACAGGTCGTGAAAACTGGGGATGCTGTCGCAAAAGCGCAAGTTGTCCTCGACTACCTGCGCGAACATCGCCTCATAGATTTTTGATTTGTTGCACCGTTTAGGAGAGAGCATAAATGAGTCAGGCACCTGTTAATATCCGTGAGCTGCTGGATCGCCGCAAGGTTGGTTATAGCCTAGAGGCTCCTTTCTACAACAGCCAGGAAGTGTTTGATGCCGACATGAAACACATTTTCGGCAAACACTGGATGTATGTTGGTGTTGAGCCTGATGTGCCTGAAGCTGGTGACTACATGACTGTACAGATTGGCAATCAGCCAATCTTGATTATTCGTGATGATGACGGCGAAGTGCGTGCATTCCACAACGTTTGTCGTCACCGTGGTTCTCGTGTCTGTACACACGACAAAGGCAGCACCGGTAACTTGGTCTGTCCTTACCACCAGTGGACTTACAACTTAGAAGGTAAGCTACTTTTCGCCGAGCACATGGGTGAAGACTTTGATCCTTCTAAGCATCGTTTGAAGCCAGTTCATTTGAAAAATGTGGCGGGTCTGTTGTTCATCTGCTTAGCAGATAACCCACCAGAAGATTTCCAAGAACTAGTGGATACAATGACCCCGTACATTGCACCACACCAAATCGCTAATACCAAAATTGCTGCTCAAATCGATATTATCGAAGAGGGCAACTGGAAATTAACGATGGAAAACAACCGTGAGTGCTACCACTGTACCGGTAACCATCCAGAATTAACC
This Leeia speluncae DNA region includes the following protein-coding sequences:
- a CDS encoding aromatic ring-hydroxylating oxygenase subunit alpha; the encoded protein is MSQAPVNIRELLDRRKVGYSLEAPFYNSQEVFDADMKHIFGKHWMYVGVEPDVPEAGDYMTVQIGNQPILIIRDDDGEVRAFHNVCRHRGSRVCTHDKGSTGNLVCPYHQWTYNLEGKLLFAEHMGEDFDPSKHRLKPVHLKNVAGLLFICLADNPPEDFQELVDTMTPYIAPHQIANTKIAAQIDIIEEGNWKLTMENNRECYHCTGNHPELTISLYAYSYGFAPSAETDEGMKQYEEMVKERHAKWEACGLPSAEVDCLDTKISGFRTMRMPLDKEGQSQTLSTESACKKLLADFGDAAIGGLSFWTQPNSWHHFMADHIVTFSVIPLSADKTLVRTKWLVNKDAVEGVDYTVENLTAVWNATNSQDRFLVEESHKGSKSPEYQPGPYSPYTETLVEKFSNWYINRMKTLIGD
- a CDS encoding electron transfer flavoprotein subunit beta, which encodes MSNHVKVAVLVTPGYHPVSGRPRPAQADVAALGVAQTISTSLKVLTAGAPSDASLDGYLGLGASEIEVLGDEGCDIVDTLQPALSGQELILLGGRADGGEASGLLPYQLSAQLGVPLVPDALTVKLVGRLVRVTQFMPKGLRREVEVSLPAIIAVHPRAPINVQYAFAKARQGRLLRSRIGSTGKVSSYWQYEAATRRPLMLKAKLKQSGHARMLGAIASDDGKSGGQVVKTGDAVAKAQVVLDYLREHRLIDF